A stretch of the Papaver somniferum cultivar HN1 chromosome 6, ASM357369v1, whole genome shotgun sequence genome encodes the following:
- the LOC113291031 gene encoding uncharacterized protein LOC113291031: protein MAIKEQKLIPTLHEETVTQNKVTTMKNNKQKIGNGNSSEGLSNSLPHLSHDIIIYGILTRVPIDSLMIFRCVCKSWSNLIISDSEFINLCRTYSNRGLIWISENYAENDDDLDREAGLVKSNVIVFYDIDKKEKKVFQFRPESGLLAYDSIMGKFKVLCLCFSDRKQKDNYSFKIVTLGVESETWRDLVVPKSCPRLLDDYLPMFSSGSLYWLTHQRNEINLSDNQRNILAFDVSREIFYGIMYPKGALNDCKLLEMDGSLCFLDYESTEKLRLWVLKEGKEKNNQHR from the exons ATGGCGATCAAAGAACAAAAACTGATTCCAACTCTACATGAAGAAACTGTGACACAGAACAAAGTGACGACGATGAAGAATAACAAGCAGAAAATTGGCAATGGTAATTCATCAGAAGGACTCAGtaattctcttcctcatctttcTCATGATATTATTATTTATGGTATCTTAACAAGAGTGCCTATTGATAGTTTAATGATATTCAGATGTGTATGCAAATCATGGTCTAATTTAATCATTAGTGATTCTGAATTTATCAATTTATGTCGAACTTATAGTAACCGTGGATTGATCTGGATTTCTGAAAACTATGCTGAGAATGATGATGATCTTGATAGAGAAGCTGGTCTTGTCAAATCTAATGTTATTGTTTTTTATGATATTGATAAGAAAGAGAAGAAGGTTTTCCAATTTAGGCCAGAATCTGGTTTG TTAGCTTATGATTCAATTATGGGAAAGTTCAAGGTTCTTTGTCTTTGTTTTAGTGATCGTAAACAAAAGGACAACTATTCTTTCAAGATCGTTACTCTAGGCGTCGAAAGTGAAACATGGAGAGATTTGGTTGTTCCGAAATCGTGTCCTCGTTTACTTGATGATTATTTACCGATGTTTTCTAGTGGGTCATTGTATTGGTTGACTCATCAAAGGAATGAGATTAATTTAAGCGATAATCAGAGAAACATACTTGCTTTTGATGTTAGTagagaaatattttacggaataATGTATCCAAAAGGAGCTTTGAATGATTGTAAACTACTTGAGATGGATGGATCACTCTGCTTCCTTGATTATGAGTCCACGGAGAAGTTGAGGTTATGGGTTTTGAAGGAGGGTAAGGAAAAGAATAATCAACATCGATAA
- the LOC113285841 gene encoding cytochrome c oxidase subunit 6b-3-like: MADSSLDSHERMRGRDVNKVATGQQAPRPVHEYGEITQAPPQPPDDSPIINVDELKTAPYDYRFPTTNQTRHCYTRYIEYHRCIRAKGKDAPECEKFARYYRSLCPSEWIERWNEQLENGTFPGPP, from the exons atggcgGATTCAAGCTTAGATTCACACGAGAGGATGAGAGGAAGAGATGTGAATAAAGTGGCAACAGGCCAGCAAGCTCCAAGACCAGTTCATGAATATGGTGAAATCACTCAAGCTCCACCTCAACCACCCGATGACTCCCCGATCATCAAC GTTGATGAGTTGAAAACAGCTCCTTACGATTATCGTTTTCCTACCACTAACCAAACACGCCATTGCTACACTCGCTACATCGAATATCATAGGTGTATAAGAGCCAAGGGGAAGGATGCACCAGAGTGTGAGAAGTTTGCTCGTTATTATCGTTCACTGTGTCCATCTGAATGG ATTGAGAGGTGGAACGAACAATTGGAGAATGGCACGTTTCCTGGTCCTCCTTAG